The genomic region CGTCCCGGTTTAGAGACACGTTTTACTTCATTGATAACCGTGCGACCTTTTTCATCGTATTTGAGTACGACGTTGATCGTCTTTTTCACGCCGTCTTCGACAACGTTGAAGCTCTCGATGTAGCCTTTGTCTGCCAGAATGGCAACTACCGCTTCTACAACTTTGGAATGTACCAATGTCGTAGAATCCAAACGACGCATCGCCGCGTTACGGATACGTGTCAACGAATCCGCGATCAAATCATTAATCATTTTTTTTCCTTATCTAATCATTAGGAGTATCAAGCCGGAATTACCAGCTTGACTTTCTAACGCCTGGGATCAACCCTTCGTTTGCCATTTTACGGAAGCAAACGCGACAAATTCCGAAATCGCTGATAACAGAGTGCGGACGACCGCAGATCTGGCAGCGTGTGTAAGCGCGAACCGCAAATTTAGGTGTGCGTTTCGCCTTAGCGATCATTGACTTTTTAGCCATTATTCTCTCCCTTTAGCAAACGGCATGCCGAGCATTTCAAGAAGTTTGAAAGCGTCTTTGTCGTTTGTCGCAGTTGTCACGACGGTGATGTTCATCCCGTGGATCTGCATGATGTCATCGTAATTTACTTCCGGGAAAATCAACTGCTCGGTAATACCGAAGTTGTAGTTTCCGCGACCGTCAAAGCCGTTGCGTGGGATACCACGGAAGTCTTTAACACGGGGAAGTGATACAGAGATCAGTTTGTCCATGAAATCGTACATCTGGGCACCGCGGAGCGTTACTTTGACACCGACCGGCATCCCTTCACGCACTTTGAATCCCGCAACCGATTTACGCGCATTGACGACCATCGCACGCTGTCCGGCGATGTTGCTGATCGTGTCCTGGATATTCTGGATCAGTTTGTTATCTTTCATCGCGAAACCGCATCCGACAGAGATAACCACTTTTTCCAGCGCAGGAACCTGCATTACGTTTGCAATCCCGAGATTGCTTTGAAGCTCAGGCTTAAGAGCCAGATATTTATCTTTCAAACGTGCCATGATTACGCCTCTACTTTGCGGACATTCGATGCATCGATCGGCATCTCTTTGCTGATAAATCCGCCTTGTGGATTTTGTTCGCTGGGTTTAACCGTTTTCTTAGCGACACGGACACCCTTGACGATCACTTTGTTTTTCTTAGGCATTACCTGAAGCACTTCGGCTTTCGTACCTTTGTCGTCACCGGCGATCACTTCGACAGTGTCGCCTTTTTTG from Campylobacterota bacterium harbors:
- the rpsH gene encoding 30S ribosomal protein S8, translating into MINDLIADSLTRIRNAAMRRLDSTTLVHSKVVEAVVAILADKGYIESFNVVEDGVKKTINVVLKYDEKGRTVINEVKRVSKPGRRIYKGKDELKRFKNGYGTIIVSSSKGVLPNDKAYELGVGGEVLCTIW
- the rplX gene encoding 50S ribosomal protein L24; this encodes MAKFKFKKGDTVEVIAGDDKGTKAEVLQVMPKKNKVIVKGVRVAKKTVKPSEQNPQGGFISKEMPIDASNVRKVEA
- a CDS encoding type Z 30S ribosomal protein S14, which gives rise to MAKKSMIAKAKRTPKFAVRAYTRCQICGRPHSVISDFGICRVCFRKMANEGLIPGVRKSSW
- the rplE gene encoding 50S ribosomal protein L5, which codes for MARLKDKYLALKPELQSNLGIANVMQVPALEKVVISVGCGFAMKDNKLIQNIQDTISNIAGQRAMVVNARKSVAGFKVREGMPVGVKVTLRGAQMYDFMDKLISVSLPRVKDFRGIPRNGFDGRGNYNFGITEQLIFPEVNYDDIMQIHGMNITVVTTATNDKDAFKLLEMLGMPFAKGRE